In a genomic window of Thiosocius teredinicola:
- a CDS encoding ATP-binding protein → MTLEAEDYAHAHRDLGQQGLPGSFLYALIWLLVTTTTPVATTWPNITWLGLGIFVITGTLRFSLGFWFDNTYFRDTQRWAATYYTVVLVQAATLGGLSCFLIWQFELGWPAMMISFASAGVIAGGVVALSTHPKLQRGYIFAALVPTAVAGLASGNDNLMMLGFLVAVYIFFLVSIGKKLDRGYWDSMRSTRLLKRRAEELLVAREKAESADRAKGQFVAKVSHELRTPLNGLISTIGMMGRTDDPAKRTKYLSIMSKSADMLLQRINEILDFSKMQAGKLELEPVAADPSAAVADAVALMQDAAADKGLEIQVDISRPDHAWVSIDEMRLTQVLLNLISNAIKFTQQGTIVVAFQQGEIENGSVSCRFTVTDTGIGIAPDAKDRIFRSFEQADSSTTRQYGGTGLGLAVSQDLVQKMGGLIEVESTPGEGSCFSFTLLLPVAEMHNETRTIAEDGGTEIKTAPRLRVLIAEDNSINQFIIEDLMETLDCAFTIVADGQACVERVQNESYDVVLMDCEMPVMDGYEATRRIRSLERSDNRVPIPIIALTAHADETNRRKTSEVGMNDFVTKPFTLEELSAALERTLRTDGPMQAIA, encoded by the coding sequence GTGACATTAGAAGCCGAAGACTATGCACACGCCCACCGCGACCTCGGTCAACAGGGTCTGCCGGGCAGTTTCCTGTACGCGCTTATCTGGTTGCTGGTCACCACGACAACGCCCGTCGCGACAACCTGGCCCAACATTACCTGGTTAGGGCTCGGCATCTTCGTGATCACCGGCACCCTACGGTTCTCGCTCGGGTTCTGGTTCGACAACACCTACTTTCGCGATACACAGCGTTGGGCCGCTACCTACTACACGGTGGTGCTGGTGCAGGCTGCCACTCTGGGCGGCCTGTCGTGCTTTCTGATCTGGCAGTTCGAACTCGGTTGGCCTGCCATGATGATCAGCTTCGCCAGCGCAGGCGTCATCGCCGGAGGCGTAGTTGCGCTCAGCACCCACCCGAAGCTGCAGCGCGGTTATATCTTCGCGGCGTTGGTGCCGACCGCTGTGGCGGGTTTGGCGAGCGGCAACGATAACTTGATGATGCTCGGGTTCTTGGTTGCGGTGTATATCTTCTTTCTGGTCTCGATCGGCAAAAAGCTCGATCGCGGCTATTGGGACAGCATGCGCAGCACGCGCCTGCTCAAGCGACGCGCAGAAGAACTGCTGGTCGCCCGCGAGAAGGCGGAGAGTGCAGATCGCGCCAAAGGGCAGTTCGTCGCCAAGGTAAGCCATGAATTGCGTACGCCGCTCAACGGCCTGATCAGTACGATCGGCATGATGGGTCGAACGGACGACCCGGCCAAGCGCACCAAGTACCTGTCGATCATGTCGAAGTCGGCCGACATGCTGCTGCAACGCATCAACGAGATCCTCGACTTCTCCAAGATGCAGGCCGGCAAGCTGGAACTCGAACCGGTCGCCGCCGATCCCAGCGCCGCCGTGGCCGATGCCGTAGCGCTGATGCAGGATGCGGCTGCCGACAAGGGGCTCGAGATCCAGGTCGACATCAGTCGGCCCGATCACGCATGGGTGAGCATCGACGAGATGCGCCTCACCCAAGTCCTGTTGAACCTGATATCCAACGCGATCAAGTTTACCCAGCAGGGCACCATCGTCGTCGCTTTCCAGCAGGGCGAAATAGAGAACGGCAGCGTATCCTGCCGGTTCACCGTTACCGACACCGGTATCGGCATCGCGCCCGATGCAAAAGACCGCATCTTCCGATCGTTCGAACAGGCCGATAGTTCGACCACCAGGCAGTATGGGGGTACAGGATTGGGTCTGGCGGTTTCTCAAGACCTGGTGCAGAAGATGGGCGGCCTGATCGAGGTCGAAAGCACACCCGGCGAAGGCAGCTGTTTCAGCTTCACATTGCTGCTGCCTGTTGCCGAGATGCACAACGAAACCCGCACAATTGCCGAAGACGGCGGAACCGAAATCAAGACTGCGCCACGCCTGCGGGTATTGATTGCAGAAGACAACTCGATCAACCAGTTCATCATTGAGGACCTGATGGAGACACTCGACTGCGCCTTCACGATCGTTGCGGACGGTCAGGCGTGCGTCGAGCGCGTGCAAAACGAATCGTACGACGTCGTTCTGATGGACTGCGAGATGCCGGTCATGGATGGCTACGAGGCGACCCGACGCATCCGGTCACTTGAACGCTCCGACAATCGCGTGCCAATACCGATTATCGCGTTGACCGCGCATGCGGACGAAACCAATCGGCGCAAGACCAGCGAAGTCGGGATGAACGATTTCGTCACCAAACCGTTTACGCTCGAAGAGCTCAGCGCCGCTTTGGAGCGTACACTGCGCACCGACGGGCCGATGCAGGCGATCGCCTGA
- a CDS encoding glycosyltransferase family 4 protein, with protein MIHIVQQFTNPHGGTELRAISLYNILKRHTQVRLWSEFDPDPGLAADWPIRQIRPKRLAFPKFGTFIFCGACWYVGRWLEVTFPRRIIVLHNYPHHSYQDWFRRAKSPWMPEIEWVFASEQMRKDAALDGLVEPSPIDLEQFRPTGTRKRNQEFTVGRLSRDVSEKHHADDCDLYMRLAEAGVKVRIMGGTVLREKMPPHPMIELLPAGAEAPEEFLSTLDCFLYRTRSDWFEAFGRVVLEAMACGLPVVAGNRGGYVERIEDGRNGFVFESNAEAIQKIMRLRDEQDVYASISAKARETATELYGEGLPRDIIDFYLR; from the coding sequence GTGATTCATATCGTTCAACAATTTACCAATCCCCACGGCGGTACTGAGCTGAGAGCCATCAGTTTGTACAACATCCTGAAGCGGCACACGCAAGTCCGGCTGTGGTCTGAGTTCGATCCTGATCCCGGCTTGGCAGCTGACTGGCCCATCAGGCAGATACGGCCGAAGCGCCTCGCATTTCCGAAGTTCGGCACTTTCATTTTTTGCGGGGCTTGCTGGTACGTAGGTCGCTGGCTCGAAGTAACGTTTCCACGGCGTATTATCGTTCTGCACAACTATCCGCATCATTCCTATCAAGATTGGTTTCGACGCGCCAAGAGTCCGTGGATGCCTGAGATCGAATGGGTGTTTGCGAGTGAACAGATGCGAAAAGATGCGGCACTCGACGGCTTGGTTGAACCGTCACCGATCGATCTCGAACAATTTCGGCCGACTGGCACCCGAAAACGAAACCAGGAGTTTACGGTAGGGCGTTTGAGCCGAGATGTGTCAGAGAAGCATCATGCAGACGATTGCGACTTGTACATGCGCTTGGCGGAGGCGGGCGTCAAAGTACGCATTATGGGTGGGACGGTTTTGAGAGAGAAAATGCCGCCACATCCCATGATCGAGTTGCTCCCGGCCGGTGCGGAAGCGCCGGAAGAGTTTCTGTCGACCCTTGACTGTTTTCTCTATCGCACGCGCAGCGATTGGTTTGAAGCGTTCGGTCGGGTGGTCCTCGAAGCGATGGCCTGTGGTCTGCCCGTCGTGGCCGGCAACCGCGGAGGCTATGTCGAACGGATCGAGGATGGTCGAAACGGTTTCGTCTTCGAATCCAATGCTGAAGCGATCCAGAAGATCATGCGTCTCCGCGACGAGCAAGACGTATACGCGTCTATTTCAGCGAAGGCGCGAGAGACCGCGACTGAACTCTACGGCGAAGGGCTACCGCGCGATATCATCGATTTCTATCTACGCTAA
- a CDS encoding response regulator: MFNRQLPAVTLEAEDFKQAHRDLARQGLTGSMLYAAVWAVVVLFTPVVVDWPILTWSGLGALALIGAFRFSLGLLFDRAYTAWGARVWAAVYYSAVLIQVGTWSTLYTFLIWHYHASWPTMLLSFASAGIVAGGTITLSTHPPLQRTYILVALIPGMIAFWLTGDNNAMVMGMLLAAKIVFLLSVGHNLNFGYWAAVRSTRLLKRRASELEAARKSAESADRAKSQFVAKVSHELRTPLNGLISTIDMLAQANDPDKRSMYLDIMSKSADLLLQRINEILDFSKLQAGKLQLESLPMDPAQPVRDAALLMQDAASAKGLILETRIDDTTGVWVLGDSMRVTQVLLNLLSNAIKFTERGVIVIELEQHMGPYSSVHCRYAVTDSGIGIAADAKKRIFRAFEQADGSTTRQYGGSGLGLAVSQDLVRKMGGSIEVESTQNEGSQFAFTVAMPSAPIPQEEPTPLHKHTPAIFANRRIRVLIAEDNPVNQFVVKAIMEVLNCACTLVADGQACVERFTNGEFDVVFMDCEMPGMDGYEATRRIRAHERNQGFERQIPIIALTAHADDDNRVRTRQVGMSDFVTKPFTLEQISDALQRNVMPDNETPPDQRLH, encoded by the coding sequence ATGTTCAATCGACAATTACCCGCAGTAACGCTGGAAGCGGAAGATTTCAAACAGGCGCACCGTGATCTGGCCCGCCAGGGCCTGACCGGCAGCATGCTGTACGCCGCCGTATGGGCGGTCGTGGTTCTGTTTACACCGGTCGTCGTCGACTGGCCGATCCTGACCTGGAGCGGACTGGGCGCACTGGCCCTGATCGGCGCTTTTCGTTTCAGCCTGGGCCTGTTGTTCGACCGCGCCTATACCGCCTGGGGCGCCCGCGTCTGGGCAGCGGTGTATTACTCCGCCGTCCTGATCCAGGTCGGCACCTGGAGCACGCTATACACCTTTTTGATCTGGCACTATCACGCGAGCTGGCCGACGATGCTGTTGAGCTTCGCTTCGGCGGGTATCGTTGCCGGCGGCACGATCACGCTCAGCACCCACCCGCCGTTGCAGCGCACCTACATTCTCGTTGCGCTCATCCCCGGCATGATCGCGTTCTGGCTGACGGGCGACAATAACGCGATGGTCATGGGCATGCTGCTGGCGGCGAAGATCGTCTTTCTGCTTTCTGTCGGCCACAACCTCAACTTCGGTTACTGGGCGGCCGTGCGCAGCACCCGCTTGCTCAAGCGGCGCGCGTCAGAGCTCGAGGCGGCACGCAAGAGCGCTGAAAGTGCCGACCGTGCAAAAAGCCAGTTCGTTGCCAAGGTCAGCCATGAACTACGTACACCGCTGAACGGATTGATCAGCACCATCGATATGCTGGCCCAGGCAAACGATCCGGATAAGCGTTCGATGTATCTCGACATCATGTCGAAGTCTGCCGATCTGTTGTTACAACGCATCAACGAGATTCTGGATTTTTCGAAACTGCAGGCCGGCAAGCTGCAACTCGAATCGCTACCCATGGATCCGGCACAACCGGTGCGCGATGCAGCGCTGCTGATGCAGGATGCGGCTTCAGCGAAAGGTCTGATTCTCGAAACCCGTATCGACGACACAACCGGCGTTTGGGTGCTCGGCGACTCCATGCGCGTAACGCAGGTGCTGCTGAACCTGCTGTCGAACGCGATCAAGTTCACCGAGCGCGGCGTTATCGTCATCGAGCTCGAACAGCATATGGGGCCCTATTCGTCGGTTCACTGCCGCTATGCGGTGACCGATTCAGGCATCGGCATCGCCGCCGATGCCAAGAAACGCATCTTCAGGGCCTTCGAGCAGGCAGATGGCTCAACCACGCGGCAGTACGGCGGCTCCGGGCTGGGCCTGGCGGTGTCGCAAGACCTGGTACGCAAGATGGGCGGTTCGATCGAAGTCGAAAGCACACAGAACGAAGGCAGCCAGTTCGCCTTCACTGTCGCGATGCCTTCAGCACCAATCCCACAAGAAGAACCTACACCGCTGCACAAACACACGCCGGCGATATTCGCCAACCGTCGGATTCGCGTATTGATCGCCGAAGACAACCCGGTCAACCAGTTCGTCGTCAAGGCCATCATGGAGGTGCTCAATTGCGCATGCACACTGGTCGCTGACGGCCAAGCCTGTGTTGAGCGCTTCACCAACGGTGAATTTGACGTCGTGTTCATGGACTGCGAGATGCCGGGCATGGATGGCTACGAGGCCACGCGACGTATCCGTGCACACGAGCGCAACCAAGGGTTCGAGCGCCAGATACCGATTATTGCGCTGACAGCACATGCAGACGACGACAACCGGGTCCGTACGCGGCAGGTAGGCATGAGCGACTTCGTCACCAAACCGTTCACGCTGGAGCAGATCAGCGACGCCCTACAGCGCAATGTCATGCCCGACAACGAGACACCGCCGGACCAGCGCCTGCACTAA
- a CDS encoding DUF302 domain-containing protein — translation MKTITTSLAADEAVEKLIAAIAEVELRLVAHINGQANAAKLGKTVPADQILEVFRPDFAIRVWGACKPAGHDIPLRIHVYEDGDTTKVACRLPTTVFEPFGSAELDAIGAELDPLFDKILAAVPEA, via the coding sequence ATGAAGACCATTACGACCAGCCTGGCTGCGGATGAAGCAGTCGAAAAGCTGATCGCCGCAATCGCCGAAGTCGAGCTTCGCCTGGTTGCCCACATCAACGGCCAGGCGAATGCCGCAAAGCTCGGCAAGACAGTGCCGGCCGACCAAATTCTTGAAGTGTTCCGGCCGGATTTCGCGATCCGTGTGTGGGGCGCCTGCAAGCCGGCAGGACATGACATTCCGTTGCGAATCCATGTCTACGAAGACGGCGATACAACCAAGGTGGCGTGTCGATTGCCGACCACCGTGTTCGAACCGTTCGGATCCGCCGAGCTCGATGCCATCGGCGCCGAGCTCGATCCATTGTTCGATAAAATCCTGGCAGCCGTGCCGGAAGCGTGA
- a CDS encoding lipopolysaccharide biosynthesis protein yields MTSVRSSLAYSFLGANTVTVLQFASTLIIARLLTPEELGIYSIAAVFIGLANVLRDFGVSNYLIQVEKLTNEIIRTGYGLVIIAAVLLGMIILLSADAIATFYGDERVGEVLVILAINFFITPLGSITLTIARRDMRFRALAVIRVLSAIVAIGTSISLIVAGLGPAGLAWGAVAATTVTFLLSIRLRPSDMPLLPALRNAKEIASFGAISTLSNILGELNANASDMLLGKLLSLESVGFFNRAISLTQFVSRALGNALNPVLLPWLSELKRDNQHPRTAYTKVVELTTGVTWPIYVFAAVFSDEIVLLLFGDQWGQSAELVPYFCAAAGITSIYNVCSPLYHAAGKPSAWLIAQGVNLPIKVASIILLAPFGLIAIAISWPLLTCVSGLTHQVLMKRLAGIAFTDTSNAIKKSFVLGLSTFAVAQLAATLLPSVLGQHLTMFVAGLLVAAAYLGTALAIKHPIFSEMKLILSKLRARRS; encoded by the coding sequence GTGACTTCCGTTCGTTCATCCCTGGCATACAGTTTTCTCGGCGCCAACACGGTGACCGTTCTCCAGTTCGCGTCGACACTGATCATCGCCCGGCTACTTACGCCGGAAGAACTGGGTATCTACTCCATTGCAGCGGTGTTTATCGGCCTGGCGAACGTGCTGCGGGACTTTGGGGTATCCAACTACCTGATTCAGGTTGAGAAACTCACCAACGAAATCATTCGAACCGGCTACGGGCTGGTGATCATCGCGGCCGTATTGCTTGGCATGATCATCCTTCTCTCTGCGGATGCCATCGCCACATTCTACGGCGACGAACGCGTGGGCGAAGTGCTGGTGATCCTGGCAATCAACTTCTTTATCACGCCGCTCGGTTCGATCACATTGACGATCGCTCGCCGTGATATGCGATTCCGCGCACTGGCCGTTATCAGGGTATTGAGCGCCATTGTGGCAATCGGCACATCGATCAGCTTGATTGTTGCAGGACTCGGGCCTGCCGGTCTCGCTTGGGGTGCAGTGGCGGCAACGACCGTCACGTTCCTGCTTTCGATACGGCTCAGGCCGAGCGACATGCCGCTGCTCCCTGCACTGCGAAATGCCAAAGAAATTGCATCTTTCGGTGCCATCTCGACATTGTCCAACATACTCGGCGAGTTGAATGCCAATGCAAGCGACATGCTCCTGGGCAAACTGCTCAGCCTCGAGTCTGTCGGATTTTTCAATCGCGCGATCTCTCTCACGCAGTTTGTCAGTAGAGCGCTCGGCAATGCGCTCAACCCCGTTCTACTGCCTTGGCTGTCTGAGCTTAAGCGCGACAATCAGCATCCCCGAACGGCTTATACCAAGGTCGTCGAGCTCACCACGGGCGTCACTTGGCCGATCTATGTGTTTGCTGCCGTGTTCAGCGACGAAATCGTATTGCTGCTGTTCGGTGATCAGTGGGGGCAAAGCGCCGAACTCGTCCCCTATTTCTGTGCAGCAGCCGGGATCACCTCCATCTACAACGTTTGCTCCCCCCTCTACCACGCCGCAGGTAAACCTTCGGCCTGGCTCATCGCGCAGGGAGTCAACCTGCCGATCAAAGTGGCCAGCATCATTTTGCTCGCACCATTCGGGTTGATCGCAATCGCGATCTCTTGGCCACTGCTTACCTGCGTATCCGGGCTGACGCATCAGGTTCTGATGAAGCGATTGGCAGGTATAGCGTTCACCGATACATCAAACGCCATCAAGAAAAGTTTTGTGCTGGGGTTGAGCACCTTTGCGGTCGCGCAACTCGCGGCAACTCTCCTGCCGAGTGTCCTTGGTCAGCACTTGACCATGTTCGTTGCAGGGCTGCTCGTTGCCGCCGCTTATCTAGGGACGGCTCTCGCTATCAAACACCCCATCTTCTCTGAAATGAAGCTGATTCTGTCCAAGCTACGCGCTCGTCGGTCCTGA
- a CDS encoding FAD-dependent oxidoreductase, whose amino-acid sequence MNDASFMRWICDACGYIYDEAKGDPDSGLAPGTRYADIPEDWECPLCGMKKSDLRLLPEAKPAVASRPAASAAGKSALCKGGDEYVVIVGAGIAGWSVAEAIRRREPTRPVLLVSACPGLVYPKPAISMALAMNKKPEDLVDTDAAGKAAELNIEVRTDTRIVKLDTRRRRLTTVRGGIQYGKLVLALGAHQRVLPLDGDAADDVARVNDLGSYKQFRAKLTPEVKHITILGAGLIGCEFADDMTSAGFQVTVVDPADRPLQSLVPRAVSAELVSRLAHKGVDWRLGSTMLSLAKATKGYKAVLDDGCSVQTDIVLSAAGLIPNTQLAAKADLAIDAGVAVDNTMRTSAEHVYAVGDCASLAGQVFAYIEPIRRQAEAIAADIAGARERFMPLPPLVKVKTPTMPISVCKPSGAVADDDWVAIEENGDSLHFEIAGPDTIAGFALAGDVASQAGGHYRRLGGQTQAA is encoded by the coding sequence ATGAATGACGCATCGTTCATGCGCTGGATCTGTGATGCCTGCGGTTATATCTATGACGAGGCCAAGGGTGATCCTGACTCCGGCCTCGCGCCCGGTACACGCTATGCCGACATCCCGGAAGATTGGGAATGTCCGCTGTGCGGCATGAAAAAAAGTGATTTGCGCCTGTTGCCCGAGGCGAAGCCTGCAGTTGCTTCCCGGCCCGCTGCATCGGCAGCGGGAAAATCTGCATTGTGTAAGGGTGGTGACGAGTATGTCGTTATCGTCGGCGCCGGTATCGCCGGTTGGTCGGTAGCCGAAGCAATCCGCCGCCGCGAGCCGACACGTCCGGTGTTGCTGGTCAGCGCCTGTCCCGGCCTGGTCTATCCCAAGCCGGCGATATCGATGGCGTTGGCCATGAACAAAAAGCCGGAAGACCTCGTGGATACCGATGCGGCAGGCAAAGCCGCTGAACTCAACATCGAGGTAAGAACCGACACACGCATCGTCAAGCTTGATACCCGACGCCGCCGACTGACCACAGTCCGCGGTGGTATCCAATACGGCAAGCTGGTGCTGGCATTGGGTGCGCACCAGCGGGTGCTGCCGTTAGACGGCGATGCCGCAGACGATGTTGCGCGCGTCAATGATCTGGGTAGCTATAAGCAGTTTCGTGCGAAGCTCACGCCCGAGGTCAAGCACATCACCATCCTGGGGGCGGGCCTGATCGGTTGTGAATTCGCCGATGATATGACGAGCGCCGGTTTCCAGGTGACGGTAGTCGATCCGGCCGACAGGCCATTGCAGAGCCTGGTGCCTCGTGCCGTTTCCGCTGAGTTGGTGAGCCGGCTTGCGCACAAGGGTGTCGATTGGCGCCTCGGATCGACGATGTTGTCTCTGGCGAAAGCCACCAAGGGTTACAAGGCGGTGCTGGATGACGGCTGTAGTGTGCAGACCGACATCGTGCTGTCTGCCGCTGGTTTGATTCCCAACACGCAGCTTGCCGCCAAGGCGGACTTGGCAATCGATGCCGGTGTGGCCGTCGACAACACCATGCGAACGAGTGCTGAGCATGTGTATGCCGTCGGTGATTGCGCTTCACTGGCGGGCCAGGTGTTCGCCTACATCGAGCCGATTCGCCGTCAGGCAGAGGCGATAGCCGCCGACATTGCCGGCGCCCGCGAGCGCTTCATGCCGCTGCCGCCGTTGGTCAAGGTCAAAACGCCCACCATGCCGATCAGCGTATGCAAGCCGTCCGGTGCGGTCGCCGATGATGACTGGGTGGCGATTGAAGAAAACGGCGACAGCCTGCACTTCGAGATCGCGGGCCCCGACACCATCGCCGGTTTCGCCTTGGCCGGCGACGTTGCCTCGCAGGCCGGCGGTCACTATCGCCGCCTCGGCGGACAAACACAGGCCGCTTGA
- a CDS encoding hydrogenase small subunit — translation MHAHGDFYSYLRTRGVSRRGFLKYCAGLVSLLALPGSATGRIAEALAGRRTPLVWLSLQACTGCTESLLRSYAPSVDTLILDYFSLDYHHTLQAAAGDAAEAARSAALTDGGYLLVVDGSVSSGQHLNCSTIAGRSGMEVLAETVEQAAAVIAVGSCAAFGGLPAANPNPTTALAVEQLMAQGSIPRRPLVNVPGCPPLPEAITGTLAHFIAFGRLPALDALARPLSIYGRTLHDRCSRIHFFYAGQFAESFDDEGARKGWCLYKLGCRGPTTHNACMTQKWNGGTSSPVDAGHPCIGCSEPDFWDAGGFYRQKLSTGPGVSTTEEASRGRALFDDQCVYCHEPDATDLSVEPTELRATYERRGGRAHRAELSDEEWSDLMKFLETTR, via the coding sequence ATGCATGCCCATGGAGATTTTTATTCGTATCTGCGTACCCGGGGGGTCAGCCGTCGCGGGTTCCTGAAGTATTGCGCCGGGCTGGTCAGCCTGCTCGCACTGCCGGGCAGCGCGACCGGACGGATCGCCGAAGCGCTGGCGGGGCGCCGCACGCCGCTGGTCTGGTTGTCACTGCAGGCGTGTACCGGGTGTACCGAGTCGCTGCTGCGCTCCTACGCGCCATCCGTCGATACCCTGATCCTTGACTATTTCTCGCTCGACTATCACCACACCTTACAGGCGGCAGCCGGTGACGCGGCCGAAGCCGCACGTTCGGCTGCGCTGACGGATGGGGGTTATCTGCTGGTTGTCGATGGGTCGGTTTCCAGTGGGCAACACCTGAACTGCTCGACGATCGCCGGTAGATCGGGCATGGAGGTGTTGGCGGAAACGGTGGAGCAGGCGGCCGCGGTGATCGCCGTCGGTTCGTGCGCGGCGTTCGGCGGGTTACCTGCCGCAAACCCCAACCCCACAACCGCACTTGCGGTCGAACAACTGATGGCGCAGGGCAGTATCCCGCGTCGCCCTCTGGTCAATGTGCCGGGTTGTCCACCGTTGCCGGAGGCGATCACCGGCACTTTGGCGCACTTCATCGCATTCGGTCGTCTGCCCGCGCTGGACGCGTTGGCGCGTCCATTGTCGATCTATGGCCGCACCTTGCACGACCGTTGTTCCCGCATTCACTTTTTCTACGCGGGCCAATTCGCCGAATCGTTTGACGATGAGGGCGCCCGAAAAGGTTGGTGCTTGTACAAGCTGGGGTGCAGGGGGCCGACCACGCACAATGCCTGTATGACCCAGAAGTGGAACGGAGGCACGAGTTCGCCGGTGGACGCAGGACACCCGTGTATCGGTTGCTCGGAACCCGACTTCTGGGATGCCGGCGGATTCTATCGGCAAAAACTGTCTACCGGCCCCGGTGTTTCGACGACCGAGGAGGCATCTCGCGGGCGGGCACTGTTCGATGATCAATGCGTTTATTGCCATGAGCCCGACGCAACCGATCTGAGCGTCGAGCCGACCGAACTGCGGGCGACCTATGAACGACGCGGCGGACGTGCGCATCGCGCCGAGCTCAGCGACGAGGAGTGGTCCGACCTGATGAAATTTCTGGAGACAACCCGATGA